A DNA window from Agarivorans sp. TSD2052 contains the following coding sequences:
- a CDS encoding copper resistance protein NlpE N-terminal domain-containing protein: protein MRLLTSLSMLVLTNITLLACSQSPPPPPAEPAPKPMASVAKLNPITEIKGTLNTSQQGATFTPCQGERQYWLELSTNDRQLLSRFADNSSVYVEFRGRFSNVSKQAPQADYLAKISPQDWLYMASEGHGCKANIAELSAQGNEPGWRIDIEEGKLLLSTMSGSATKTITRSGIDNGTHFWEAGSELQLTVTKQQCLDSMADTIYSYQAQLNYKGKSYQGCARRPFAQQLEQLTGYYQVKLPTASGSGRVVNLSLNGDFSAELQNTYLEQDKSFVEKGYWYPISHSSLALTLSQSSKKQVKSDMLFDWDGRLLHLRNPEQQQQGSVGLSMMKMDGPAVTAANPPKTYQQRSFEPATLLASSDYDPAVEAALKQYFKLHRTELNGTKYQWWKFDLNGDGKDEIITYVDWCGSGGCSLLVFEANDHNHRFLSKTTLVHTPFYLASSSNARWQDLLIEVSGGGATPGLRLLRFDGLSYPLNPSVQPNAPSPAPVSGITFYAESFGKGAGRALN from the coding sequence ATGAGGCTTTTAACATCTCTGAGCATGCTCGTGTTAACCAATATCACTTTATTAGCCTGTTCCCAGTCACCGCCTCCGCCGCCTGCAGAACCGGCGCCCAAACCCATGGCCAGCGTAGCCAAACTCAACCCGATAACCGAGATAAAAGGCACGCTAAACACCAGCCAACAAGGGGCTACCTTTACCCCTTGCCAAGGCGAGCGCCAATACTGGCTTGAGTTAAGCACCAACGACCGCCAGCTATTAAGCCGCTTTGCCGACAATAGCTCCGTATATGTCGAATTTCGTGGCCGCTTTAGCAATGTGAGTAAACAGGCACCTCAAGCAGACTATTTAGCCAAAATAAGCCCACAAGACTGGCTATATATGGCCAGCGAAGGGCACGGTTGTAAGGCAAATATTGCTGAACTCAGCGCACAGGGCAACGAGCCCGGTTGGCGCATTGACATTGAAGAAGGCAAGCTACTACTTAGCACCATGTCGGGCTCTGCGACTAAAACCATTACTCGCAGTGGTATCGACAATGGAACCCATTTTTGGGAAGCCGGCTCAGAGCTGCAACTTACGGTGACTAAACAGCAGTGTTTAGATAGCATGGCCGATACCATTTATTCTTATCAAGCCCAGCTAAACTACAAAGGCAAGAGTTATCAAGGCTGTGCCAGACGCCCATTTGCCCAACAGTTGGAACAACTTACTGGCTATTATCAAGTTAAACTGCCCACAGCATCAGGCAGCGGCAGAGTGGTAAACCTAAGCCTCAATGGCGACTTCAGTGCCGAACTACAAAATACTTACCTTGAACAAGATAAAAGCTTTGTTGAAAAAGGCTATTGGTACCCTATCAGCCATTCAAGCTTGGCGCTTACCTTAAGCCAAAGCAGCAAAAAGCAAGTAAAGAGCGACATGCTATTTGATTGGGACGGACGCTTATTACACTTACGTAATCCCGAACAACAACAGCAAGGCAGTGTTGGCCTAAGCATGATGAAGATGGACGGCCCAGCCGTCACCGCAGCCAATCCCCCAAAAACTTACCAACAACGCAGTTTTGAACCCGCCACCTTACTGGCTAGCAGCGACTACGATCCCGCCGTAGAAGCCGCATTAAAGCAATATTTTAAATTGCACCGCACCGAACTCAACGGCACTAAATACCAATGGTGGAAGTTTGATTTAAATGGCGATGGAAAAGACGAGATCATTACCTATGTAGACTGGTGTGGCAGTGGCGGTTGTAGCTTATTGGTATTTGAGGCCAACGACCATAATCATCGTTTTTTAAGCAAAACAACCTTAGTACATACGCCCTTTTATTTGGCTAGCTCTAGCAACGCCCGCTGGCAAGATCTGCTGATTGAAGTATCAGGCGGTGGAGCCACTCCTGGTTTACGTTTGCTGCGTTTTGACGGTTTAAGCTACCCGCTAAACCCCAGTGTGCAACCTAATGCGCCATCGCCTGCCCCAGTCAGTGGAATCACCTTCTACGCTGAATCATTTGGCAAGGGCGCAGGCCGTGCGCTTAACTAG
- a CDS encoding Cof-type HAD-IIB family hydrolase, giving the protein MYQLIATDLDGTLLNAEHQISEHTLQTITYLYQQNVKFLIATGRHYIDVRPIADQFDFPMYLITSNGARVHNKQGEVLFRADLNSQQINKILAISANYPLHRNIYHEDNWYVEEENEYVRSFNQHSGFNYQVINFDELEHQHICKLFFVAEHDILLKLESDLNKEFGDNLNITFSLPDCLEVMAQKANKGEALNAVLKQKNIAAEDCIAFGDGLNDKEMLAIAGKGVIMANAHDRLKLTLPHLEQTLSNKENGVAEYLIGTFKL; this is encoded by the coding sequence ATGTACCAACTTATCGCCACCGATCTAGACGGCACCTTATTAAACGCTGAGCACCAAATATCAGAGCACACCCTACAAACCATTACTTATTTGTATCAGCAAAATGTTAAGTTTCTTATCGCGACAGGCCGTCATTACATCGACGTGCGGCCGATTGCTGACCAATTCGACTTTCCCATGTATCTGATTACCTCTAATGGCGCTCGAGTACATAACAAGCAAGGTGAAGTGCTATTTCGCGCCGACCTTAACTCGCAGCAAATTAACAAGATATTAGCGATTTCGGCCAACTACCCACTACACCGCAATATTTACCACGAAGACAACTGGTATGTAGAAGAAGAAAATGAATATGTTCGCTCTTTTAATCAGCATTCTGGTTTCAATTATCAGGTCATCAATTTTGATGAGCTAGAACACCAGCACATTTGTAAGTTATTCTTTGTGGCCGAGCACGACATTTTGCTTAAGTTAGAAAGCGATCTAAACAAAGAGTTTGGCGACAACCTCAACATCACCTTCTCACTGCCTGATTGCCTAGAAGTTATGGCACAAAAGGCCAATAAAGGTGAGGCGCTTAACGCCGTATTAAAACAAAAAAATATCGCCGCTGAAGACTGCATCGCCTTTGGTGATGGCCTAAATGACAAAGAAATGCTCGCTATAGCAGGAAAAGGTGTGATCATGGCCAATGCTCACGACCGTTTAAAGTTGACATTACCTCATTTAGAACAAACACTTAGCAACAAAGAAAATGGCGTTGCCGAATATTTGATCGGCACCTTCAAGTTGTAG
- a CDS encoding alpha/beta fold hydrolase: MSSSAYQLSVEDNLDSVYAHTIFPYWQQNAECLQFDGVNGRKICFAKLPPQEANGNAIVISPGRTEAYLKYTELAYDLTQQGYHVYIIDHRGQGLSERETKRQQPGDVAQFQYYVDDLAQLLEQFVLPKQYQQCFLLAHSMGGAIAAHYLQQQPNVFTAAALSAPMFEINLGAVPMFAASALASLMVNIEHTFNCGPYYAPGQSDYKHGSFSTNLLTHSQIRFKHMQQVYRDNPQIQLGGPTNRWLYQSFKAMQSIIEQAKTINTPLLLLQAEQDSIVMAAGQNAFYESLMSTASPHNKLLPVPGSKHEILFESDSIRHPALSSILDFFASHTN; encoded by the coding sequence ATGAGCAGTTCAGCCTATCAGCTCAGTGTTGAAGACAACTTAGACTCCGTTTACGCACATACCATTTTTCCCTACTGGCAACAAAATGCCGAGTGCTTACAATTTGATGGCGTAAATGGTCGCAAGATTTGTTTCGCTAAATTGCCCCCCCAAGAGGCTAATGGCAATGCTATTGTCATATCGCCCGGCCGCACCGAAGCCTACCTCAAATACACAGAACTCGCCTACGACTTAACCCAGCAAGGTTATCATGTTTATATTATTGACCACCGTGGGCAAGGCTTGTCAGAGCGAGAAACCAAGCGACAGCAGCCTGGTGATGTGGCCCAGTTTCAATATTATGTCGACGATCTAGCCCAACTGCTTGAGCAATTTGTATTGCCCAAGCAATACCAACAATGCTTTTTATTGGCCCACTCTATGGGCGGCGCGATCGCTGCACATTACTTGCAGCAACAACCCAATGTATTTACGGCGGCAGCGTTATCGGCCCCGATGTTTGAAATTAACTTAGGCGCTGTGCCAATGTTTGCGGCAAGCGCCTTAGCGTCGCTAATGGTGAATATAGAGCACACATTTAACTGCGGCCCTTACTACGCGCCAGGCCAATCAGATTATAAACACGGCAGCTTTAGCACTAACTTGCTCACTCATAGCCAAATACGCTTTAAGCACATGCAGCAGGTATATCGAGATAACCCGCAAATTCAATTAGGGGGCCCAACCAACCGTTGGCTCTATCAAAGCTTTAAGGCGATGCAATCGATTATTGAACAAGCCAAAACTATCAATACTCCGCTATTATTATTACAAGCCGAACAAGATTCTATTGTTATGGCCGCGGGCCAAAATGCCTTTTATGAATCGCTAATGAGCACGGCATCACCTCACAACAAACTGTTGCCAGTGCCTGGTTCAAAACATGAAATATTGTTTGAAAGTGATAGCATTCGTCACCCGGCCTTAAGCAGTATTCTTGATTTTTTTGCCAGCCATACCAATTAA
- a CDS encoding DUF2214 family protein, protein MDLLEAINAGLHVTAIILLAGALYSEAFLFRRGMTEDDVKKLLLADATHAFSTVLIFITGALRLFVFHSTSHSYLDNPFFALKMLLFFAVVLLSIYPSTTFYRWRKSLKQGKPSMISYRQHSSVIWLIRLELGALLLIPMLVTLARAGFGS, encoded by the coding sequence ATGGATCTACTTGAGGCGATTAATGCAGGGTTGCATGTAACGGCAATTATTTTGCTGGCAGGAGCACTCTACTCAGAAGCCTTTTTATTCCGTCGCGGAATGACCGAAGATGATGTGAAAAAGCTACTGCTAGCCGACGCGACACATGCTTTTTCCACGGTGTTGATTTTTATTACCGGTGCCCTGCGCCTTTTTGTATTCCACAGCACCAGCCACTCGTATTTAGACAATCCATTTTTTGCCTTAAAAATGCTGTTGTTTTTTGCCGTTGTATTATTGTCAATTTACCCATCGACTACCTTCTATCGGTGGCGAAAATCACTAAAACAAGGCAAACCATCAATGATTAGCTATCGACAGCATTCATCGGTTATTTGGTTAATCCGCCTAGAGCTAGGTGCCTTACTACTAATTCCTATGTTGGTTACCTTGGCACGCGCAGGTTTTGGCAGCTAG
- a CDS encoding DMT family transporter, with translation MKGKLLAYGLLVLPPLFWAGNFVTGRYISEQIPAMSLSYWRWTLAMLIAMPLLYRTMWQQREVIAANGLRIVILACLGVAGFNSCVYIGLQTTTATNALIINSMIPIFILLVSWICLGKRISARQFMGIVLSFTGVLALLVKGQWQQLASLSINSGDAWIVLSSLIWALYSIGLRFKPADLTGAAFLGCTLVVGSLVLSPFYWLSLPQAQFELSRASIAALAYVAIFPSLLAYLAWNYGVKVVGANIAGQYIHLMPLFGAVLSISFLGEQLASYHALGALFIAVGLLVALVPFKRLAASIAGSIKR, from the coding sequence ATGAAGGGAAAGCTGTTGGCTTATGGTTTGCTGGTACTACCCCCATTATTTTGGGCCGGAAATTTTGTTACGGGCCGCTATATTTCAGAACAAATCCCTGCAATGTCATTATCTTACTGGCGTTGGACGCTAGCAATGCTGATCGCCATGCCCTTGCTTTATCGCACCATGTGGCAACAGCGAGAAGTGATCGCTGCGAACGGTTTACGCATTGTAATACTGGCCTGCTTAGGGGTGGCGGGGTTTAACTCTTGTGTCTACATTGGCCTGCAAACCACCACCGCCACCAATGCCCTTATTATTAACTCGATGATCCCAATTTTTATTTTACTGGTGAGCTGGATTTGCTTAGGCAAACGGATCTCTGCTCGGCAGTTCATGGGTATTGTTTTGTCGTTTACTGGCGTACTCGCGTTATTGGTGAAAGGCCAGTGGCAGCAATTGGCGTCATTAAGTATTAATAGCGGCGATGCATGGATCGTATTGTCATCCCTCATTTGGGCTTTATATTCGATTGGTTTGCGCTTTAAGCCTGCCGATCTCACTGGTGCTGCATTTTTGGGGTGTACCTTGGTGGTGGGCTCATTGGTGCTAAGCCCTTTTTATTGGCTAAGTCTGCCTCAAGCTCAGTTCGAGCTAAGCAGAGCAAGTATCGCCGCCTTGGCCTATGTTGCCATTTTTCCTTCGCTGTTAGCCTATTTAGCATGGAACTACGGAGTAAAAGTGGTTGGCGCTAACATTGCGGGTCAGTATATTCATTTGATGCCATTATTTGGCGCGGTATTGAGTATTTCTTTTCTTGGCGAGCAACTGGCTAGTTACCATGCTTTAGGGGCATTGTTTATCGCTGTTGGTTTGTTAGTGGCCTTAGTTCCCTTTAAGCGATTAGCCGCTAGTATTGCCGGTTCAATCAAACGCTAA
- a CDS encoding patatin-like phospholipase family protein — protein MLNAAPSISPCSGSCYRSPIEGDMALIAEGGGQRGIFTAGVLDRWLAAGFNPFSLLIGTSAGAQNLSSYMTCQPGFAHKSIALSSSSKRFFRLSRSIAGRSVVDLDWYFEQVNQQAEPLKVNCASEQLLQRRLLFAATKVDDKSAQYFSPNSENWIDFLKASSALPFLYKGGVDINGHNYVDGGLVAPLPVEEAYRQGARKIVVIRTKPESYQVESPWMHWLKAWVCSSGQCPKAIDYMLEHEQAYKRALDFIARPPHDAQITQIYPSQELASKLLGSKQADLDKDYQLGVAAGERFLTLAS, from the coding sequence ATGTTGAATGCCGCGCCATCAATAAGCCCTTGCTCTGGGTCTTGTTATCGCAGCCCCATCGAAGGTGATATGGCCTTAATTGCCGAAGGGGGCGGGCAACGAGGCATATTTACTGCTGGGGTGTTAGACCGTTGGTTAGCCGCGGGCTTCAATCCATTTAGTCTATTGATTGGTACCTCTGCTGGTGCGCAAAATTTGTCGAGTTACATGACCTGTCAGCCGGGCTTTGCGCATAAATCAATAGCCTTAAGCTCCTCAAGTAAAAGGTTTTTTCGTTTGAGTCGTTCTATTGCTGGTCGCAGCGTAGTGGATTTAGATTGGTATTTTGAACAGGTTAATCAGCAAGCCGAGCCCTTAAAAGTAAATTGTGCTTCAGAGCAATTATTGCAACGACGTTTGTTGTTTGCTGCTACCAAAGTCGATGACAAAAGCGCTCAGTATTTCAGCCCAAACAGTGAAAACTGGATCGATTTTTTAAAAGCTTCAAGCGCTTTACCGTTTTTATATAAAGGGGGCGTAGACATTAATGGCCACAACTATGTTGATGGGGGCTTAGTGGCGCCGCTCCCCGTAGAAGAAGCCTATCGCCAAGGGGCGCGCAAAATAGTGGTTATTCGCACTAAACCCGAATCTTACCAAGTAGAGTCGCCTTGGATGCATTGGTTAAAAGCTTGGGTGTGTTCATCAGGGCAATGCCCGAAAGCCATTGACTACATGTTAGAGCATGAGCAGGCCTATAAGCGAGCCTTAGACTTTATCGCTCGGCCACCGCATGATGCACAAATAACTCAAATTTATCCCAGCCAAGAATTAGCCAGTAAATTGCTGGGTAGCAAGCAGGCCGATTTAGACAAAGACTACCAACTCGGTGTGGCAGCCGGAGAGCGCTTTTTGACATTGGCGAGCTAA
- a CDS encoding DUF2500 family protein — MPWWWSAVMALIITMVIYQLWRNVQQRRWDSKQPLHSLQVVIAKREQVPVTKIHSNKENENRHIRYRYFVEFRPQEGGESRRFQVKKAQFEQLELNLRGELTIQGSRLISFKSAELNEDTQQNSD; from the coding sequence ATGCCTTGGTGGTGGTCGGCAGTAATGGCGCTAATAATTACCATGGTGATTTATCAGCTTTGGCGAAACGTACAGCAACGACGCTGGGACTCAAAACAACCATTACATAGCTTACAGGTTGTGATTGCTAAACGAGAGCAAGTTCCGGTGACCAAAATACACTCCAACAAAGAAAACGAAAACCGCCATATTCGTTACCGCTACTTTGTAGAATTTAGGCCACAAGAAGGCGGAGAGTCGCGTCGTTTCCAAGTGAAAAAAGCCCAGTTTGAGCAGCTAGAGCTAAATTTACGCGGCGAACTCACCATCCAAGGCAGCCGTTTAATTAGCTTTAAAAGCGCCGAGCTCAATGAAGATACCCAGCAAAATAGCGACTAA
- a CDS encoding intermembrane phospholipid transport protein YdbH family protein, translating to MRRFMANYAAAIFSGLALLRSGVWLFSLILCSGAAAANVSDLAGNLAKANWGGCPAVTSSGLQIQGLPLALNIKQLDLDIACLLEQGSSASQAGGFKLSQWQAPIQQMFQQLQRSPLSLAATSVGVEQLNIVNGGQLLFRGELKLVQQAQQWQANFQSKGEFALTLKVMPKQETLALSAKLSANSLTTLATLTQQSWLADPRLAEMKLAMSGNVGKQLALSFDIQLPAYPASLKGQLAGWQAWRVTASSSALLVSDTRVPEARWQLEQNQWQVHVADWSLDGRGEWQLSPQLTLGGHLRTHNLLPLQQALVDLPAPLNLLSAQAACSFDWDIDTFENQFTLDGINAIWDELIFENGSLSGHISHQAEIGWMHQGTAKLAQWDIGIPLSQLSLDWRQTHAATLSQWSSVQLENIGFSVLGGSGNIVQLPLTLPSEASLQLQGVQLPELVALYPELELSMQGSVSGDLPLHISEQGLRIAGGNLAVVEPQGHIALTHQSLVSVKAQHPSLDFALSLLEDFNYEKLAAQLDFAEDGQLDMQVKLIGRNQHVSPSLVTVNYSHQENIYQLLRSLRIGEQLSGQLQQWIDETSLLAEPSP from the coding sequence TTGAGACGTTTCATGGCTAACTATGCCGCTGCTATTTTCTCTGGTTTAGCTTTACTACGGTCCGGTGTGTGGCTGTTTAGCCTGATCTTATGCAGTGGGGCAGCAGCCGCTAATGTTAGTGATTTAGCCGGCAACCTTGCCAAGGCTAACTGGGGGGGCTGCCCTGCGGTAACGAGCTCCGGTTTGCAAATACAAGGCTTGCCGCTGGCGTTAAACATTAAGCAGCTAGACCTTGATATTGCCTGTTTGCTAGAGCAAGGCTCTTCAGCCAGCCAAGCGGGGGGCTTTAAGCTGTCACAATGGCAAGCTCCTATACAGCAGATGTTTCAGCAGCTACAACGCTCACCGCTTAGCCTAGCTGCCACTAGCGTTGGGGTAGAGCAACTCAATATTGTGAATGGTGGGCAGTTGCTATTTCGCGGTGAGCTAAAGCTGGTACAGCAAGCGCAGCAATGGCAGGCCAATTTCCAAAGCAAAGGGGAGTTTGCCCTTACTTTAAAAGTGATGCCCAAGCAGGAAACGTTAGCGCTCAGTGCTAAGCTTTCGGCTAATAGCCTAACAACCCTTGCCACTCTTACCCAGCAATCGTGGTTAGCTGATCCTCGTTTAGCGGAAATGAAGCTAGCAATGTCTGGCAATGTGGGCAAGCAATTAGCCTTGTCGTTTGATATTCAGTTACCTGCCTATCCAGCTAGTTTGAAAGGTCAGTTAGCGGGGTGGCAAGCATGGCGAGTTACCGCCAGTAGCAGTGCGTTGCTGGTGAGCGATACGCGGGTCCCCGAGGCTCGCTGGCAGCTTGAGCAAAATCAATGGCAAGTGCATGTAGCCGATTGGTCGCTAGATGGCAGGGGGGAATGGCAACTAAGCCCTCAGCTAACGCTTGGTGGGCATTTACGTACTCATAATTTGTTGCCGCTACAACAGGCCTTAGTTGATTTACCCGCTCCGCTGAATTTGTTATCGGCTCAAGCTGCGTGTAGTTTTGATTGGGATATAGATACTTTTGAGAACCAATTTACCCTCGATGGTATTAATGCAATTTGGGATGAGTTGATTTTTGAAAACGGCTCGTTGAGTGGGCATATATCGCATCAAGCGGAAATAGGCTGGATGCACCAAGGCACGGCTAAATTAGCGCAATGGGATATTGGTATACCGCTTAGTCAGTTGTCGCTAGATTGGCGACAGACTCATGCGGCAACGCTCAGCCAGTGGAGCAGCGTACAGCTAGAAAATATTGGTTTTTCGGTATTGGGGGGAAGCGGCAATATTGTTCAACTTCCCTTAACACTGCCTAGCGAGGCAAGCTTGCAATTGCAGGGAGTTCAGTTGCCGGAGCTGGTGGCTTTATACCCCGAATTAGAACTGAGCATGCAGGGTTCTGTATCAGGCGATTTGCCGCTGCACATCAGCGAGCAAGGCCTAAGGATTGCTGGCGGCAATTTGGCGGTAGTAGAGCCGCAGGGACACATAGCCTTAACTCATCAATCGTTGGTGTCGGTGAAAGCGCAACATCCCTCTTTAGACTTTGCGTTGAGCTTATTGGAAGACTTTAACTATGAAAAGCTTGCAGCTCAGCTAGATTTTGCCGAAGATGGGCAACTAGATATGCAGGTTAAACTTATTGGGCGTAATCAACATGTCAGCCCAAGTTTGGTGACGGTGAACTATAGTCATCAAGAGAACATTTATCAGCTATTGCGAAGTTTACGCATTGGCGAACAATTGTCAGGACAACTGCAACAATGGATAGACGAAACATCTTTGTTAGCCGAGCCTTCGCCGTAG
- a CDS encoding YnbE family lipoprotein has product MDRRNIFVSRAFAVAFLLGLSACTPKVEVAVDKPITVNLNVKIDHEIRVRVDKQLDDLFTDESGLF; this is encoded by the coding sequence ATGGATAGACGAAACATCTTTGTTAGCCGAGCCTTCGCCGTAGCGTTTTTGTTAGGCCTTAGCGCTTGCACGCCAAAAGTAGAGGTGGCGGTGGATAAGCCAATAACGGTTAATTTGAACGTTAAAATTGATCATGAAATTAGAGTTCGAGTTGATAAGCAGCTTGATGACTTATTCACCGATGAAAGCGGGCTATTTTAG
- a CDS encoding YdbL family protein: protein MMKWNSWIIALLLSLSFSVFAIELDAAKANGWVGEQTNGLLGVVSHASEVTHLVKDINQKRVAKYKQIALENGLTEQQVATLAGKKAIERSSSGAYIQSATGDWLQKP, encoded by the coding sequence ATGATGAAGTGGAATAGCTGGATAATCGCCTTGTTGTTGAGCCTTAGCTTTTCTGTATTTGCTATCGAGCTAGATGCAGCTAAAGCCAATGGCTGGGTTGGCGAACAAACCAATGGTTTGTTGGGTGTGGTAAGCCATGCTAGCGAAGTGACTCACTTGGTGAAAGATATAAACCAAAAGCGGGTCGCTAAATATAAACAGATCGCCCTTGAAAATGGCTTAACAGAGCAGCAAGTAGCGACACTGGCAGGTAAAAAAGCCATTGAACGCTCAAGCAGCGGCGCTTACATTCAGTCGGCTACAGGCGACTGGCTGCAAAAACCTTAA
- a CDS encoding SirB2 family protein yields MLEYYSVVKHLHMTLAMLSIVGFIGRWILALKGSAMLSKTWLKVVPHIVDTLLLTAAILLCLMLEQYPIAQDWLTAKVVLLVVYIVLGVFALKRAPNQLVRLLAGSAAIAVFVQLLVVAFTRSPLGMFA; encoded by the coding sequence ATGCTTGAGTATTACTCAGTAGTGAAACACTTACATATGACTTTAGCGATGCTCAGTATTGTTGGCTTTATTGGTCGATGGATATTAGCCCTGAAAGGTTCGGCCATGCTCAGCAAAACGTGGTTGAAGGTTGTACCGCATATTGTTGATACCTTATTGCTTACTGCAGCAATACTATTATGCTTGATGTTAGAGCAGTATCCGATTGCCCAAGATTGGTTGACGGCTAAAGTAGTGCTGTTGGTGGTGTATATCGTTTTGGGTGTCTTTGCCTTGAAGCGAGCACCTAATCAGTTAGTGCGCTTGTTGGCTGGCAGTGCGGCTATTGCGGTATTTGTGCAATTATTGGTGGTGGCTTTTACTCGTTCACCCTTGGGTATGTTTGCTTAA
- a CDS encoding TrkH family potassium uptake protein has translation MITPDIRPIMFMTGLVLSKLSLLMLAPLAIGMAYDEPDYVEFFYTIVLTQTTAFALIRWGKRPSFKLSVRGMFLLTTTVWLIACIFGALPLYRIDHISFTDAFFETMSGLTTTGSTVLAGLDEMPRSALLWRSMLQWLGGIGFIVLSVAILPFLNVGGMRLFQTESSDWSDKNTPKTKNVASSMLTVYLLLSLLCAIAYHLTGMNWFEAINHAMTTISTGGYSTSDQSMAHFSNASHWVGSVFMLLGGLPFLLLVQTIRHKDLHLIWRDAQVRGFITLIVCVGGMMSLWLWLHGTFPLIDALRISIFNIISIVTTTGYGLTDFSHWGNFTTVLFIFLMMVGACSGSTSGGIKIFRFQLASGLFSRQLKQLVHPNGIYPHRYNSRQVSEQHIRSLVAFIFAFFFTLILLASGLALLGLDPITALSGAMTALANVGPGLGHVIGPDHNFHLLPDSAKWLLSLGMLLGRLEVLTVLVLLIPSYWRYK, from the coding sequence ATGATTACACCCGATATTCGGCCCATCATGTTCATGACTGGGCTGGTTCTCTCCAAACTCAGTTTGTTGATGCTAGCGCCGTTAGCTATTGGCATGGCTTACGACGAACCTGATTACGTTGAATTTTTTTATACCATTGTATTAACCCAGACAACCGCCTTTGCACTCATTCGCTGGGGCAAACGCCCCAGCTTTAAGCTTTCAGTGCGCGGTATGTTTCTTTTGACCACCACCGTTTGGCTAATAGCCTGTATTTTTGGTGCTCTGCCACTGTATCGCATCGACCATATTAGCTTTACCGATGCATTTTTCGAGACCATGTCTGGGCTAACCACCACTGGTTCAACGGTATTAGCGGGTTTAGATGAGATGCCCAGAAGCGCGCTATTATGGCGCTCAATGCTGCAATGGCTTGGCGGCATAGGCTTTATTGTATTAAGCGTGGCGATACTGCCATTTTTAAATGTAGGTGGCATGCGGTTATTCCAAACCGAATCTTCTGATTGGTCAGATAAAAATACCCCTAAAACCAAAAATGTAGCCAGCAGCATGCTAACGGTCTACTTGTTGTTGTCACTACTCTGCGCCATTGCCTACCATCTGACTGGGATGAATTGGTTTGAAGCAATTAATCACGCCATGACCACCATTTCCACTGGTGGTTACTCCACCTCAGATCAATCAATGGCCCATTTTAGTAATGCCAGCCACTGGGTGGGCAGTGTATTTATGTTGCTGGGCGGCCTCCCCTTTTTATTGCTGGTTCAGACCATCAGGCATAAAGACTTACACCTTATTTGGCGAGATGCACAAGTACGCGGCTTTATCACCTTAATCGTTTGTGTGGGCGGTATGATGAGCTTGTGGCTTTGGCTACACGGCACTTTCCCACTGATAGACGCGTTGCGGATCAGTATTTTTAACATTATCTCTATTGTTACCACCACCGGTTACGGGCTGACCGATTTTAGCCATTGGGGCAATTTTACTACAGTGCTGTTTATTTTCTTGATGATGGTGGGGGCATGTTCTGGCTCGACTTCTGGCGGGATAAAAATATTCCGTTTTCAACTGGCCAGTGGCTTGTTCTCCCGCCAGCTGAAACAACTGGTACACCCCAACGGTATTTACCCTCATCGCTACAATAGTCGGCAAGTGAGTGAGCAACATATCCGCTCTTTAGTGGCCTTTATTTTTGCTTTTTTCTTTACCCTTATTTTGTTAGCGAGTGGTTTAGCCCTGCTAGGCCTAGACCCCATAACCGCATTATCGGGTGCCATGACCGCCTTGGCCAATGTAGGCCCAGGATTGGGCCATGTGATTGGCCCAGACCACAACTTTCACTTGCTTCCAGATTCGGCTAAATGGTTATTGTCTTTAGGCATGCTACTGGGCCGTTTGGAAGTGCTTACCGTATTAGTGTTGTTAATTCCTAGCTATTGGCGCTACAAATAA